ATACATTATAATGTTTCTAGATAATTTGATGACAAGTTTTATTCTGGGAATGAAACTTTTTTCCCAATAACATTCAACTTATACCTTAGAAATAAAATCACTCAAACATTTTCCTTTCTGAAACACAGAATTAACTATATATtcaataatttctttatttaagaGAAAGTACATATTCAATTTTAgagttaatttttaattttaactcaTAGCCTGTCACTATTTCCTTAGATGTTAGTTTCAGTTTCTACCAAAGACATACAGTCATTTTGATGACACCCTTTCAAGAAACATGACTATCATGTTCAGTGTTCTCTATACATATCATTTGTAggacataaaaaatgaaataaaaatatgatataaaGATACTCCATTGTGTTTTAATAATGTAATTAAATAGCAAACATCTACTACCAATGACAATTTCTGGGAAGTTTTTCGTCAGATTTCTGTTATAGATATAACAAAACTAGACATGTTTCTACATTTCTACATTAGGTACTATCATTCTTTGAAAATATATGGTCTACAATATATCTAGCTATGCTGTATAGTATATTATGTTGTCCAGcatcataattattattattatgactaTTATTACtgatttgaaataaatattgtaCACCAAAATATTTTGCATTTCCTCCAAGTAAAAAGCATCATTGTTTTCATCTTCTGAGTTGAGTTTACCTATCTGTACATCATAACAATTTAAGAATTACTACAAATATATACCACAGAAGTGAGAAATAGccattgctttaattttcttattgTAGTGAGCATACTTTAAGATGGTTCAGTGAAGTAGGACCATTGTGCCTAATAATTTCTGGAAAGCATCCTTCACATCCTTGTTTCTCAGACTGTAGATCAGTGGGTTCAGCATGGGGTTGACAACAGTGTAAAAGACAGAGGCCACTTTGACGACTTGTCTAGAGTTTTTGGAGTTAGGTACACAATACAGGGAAAGTATGGTTCCATGAAAAATGGTGATGGCAGTCAGGTGGGAGGCACAGGTAGAGAAGGCTTTGCGACGTCCACTAGCAGATTTGATTTttaacacagtcacaaaaatgAACACGTAAGAAGTGAGAATGATCAGTAGGGTACTCACTTCATTAAAGGTTGCAAAACAAAAGAGTAGCAGGCTGGGGATGTGTATATCAGAACTAGAGACAGCAATGAGGGCAGTATATTCACAGAAGAAGTGGTTGATCACATTAAACCTTGAAAACTTTAGCTGCAGAGCATAGCAGAGGAGAATCAAGGTGGCCAATGTGCTCCAGATATATGATCCAGTCACAAGCAGGATGCACAGCCTCTGTGACATGGCCACAGTATACAGCAAGGGATTACAGATGGCCACAAAACGGTCATAGGCCATAACTGCTAACAAGTAGGACTCAGCCACCACAGCCACACAGGACAGGAAGTACTGCAACATGCAGCTGAAATAGAGTATAGTTTTATCAGCCAGGATCAAGTTCTCAAGCAGCTTGGGTGTGATGATTGTTGAGTAGCAGAAGTCAACAAAGGAAAGGTGGCTaaggaaaaagtacatgggagTGTGGAACTTGGGGTTGATATTGATGAGCACTATCATCCCAAGGTTCCCCACTACAGTGATGATGTACATGAAGAGAAAGACTAGGAAGAGGGGGATCTGAAGCTCAGGGTAGTCTGTGAAGCTCAATAGGACAAAGATAATCTCCATACTCACATTTCTTTCCATTGGTACCATAATGCCTATCAGTAGAGAGTTAAGGCTGAAGACTCTCCTATTTAATACAAATTTATGtaagaaatatcaaatattttttaaaggacaatACAACATGCCTTTCTACTTTGATTATTTGCACAAATTTAACCActgatgtctttttctttttaatttaaaaagataaaagattAGAGAATACTAAGAAAAATATGTAAACAGTGTCATTTGGCAATATATTGTTTTATAATATCAATGATGCCAAGAAACCTCAGAAGTTTAAAACTTTCTTTGTTAGTTATTGCCAAAGGCTGAGGCAAAAAGAAAATCTATGTATATACAATTCTCTTCTGAACTATATTTTCTCTGCATTAATGaattaacatagaaaaaaatcaaagggaaTTTTAGTTACCATATcaggaaaaaatacatttttcaagTAGCAGGAAAATTTGAATAAACTTACTAGTTGCAGAGAGTCACCATTCTCTTGGTGCTCTGTGAATTAAGAATAGCAGGAAGTTGAGATCATTTATGTTTACCTGATATCTCTGGGGATTCCTACTCTAGagaaaattcaggaaaatatTCCCTAAAGCCTTCTGAGTAGATAATTAAGAATAAATACCAAACCTTATCGTGAAGAATCATAATAATGGGACTTtccatcaaatgaaaaaaaaatactgtatgtTAAAATTCACTCCCTATCTCTGTCAATACATGATTAAGACATCTTCTGTCACTGCAATAAAAATAACATCCAAATACTGACTCGTCTTCTGCAAAACTATACCTCTTTAGATTTTGGAAACAGTATATAGCATTTAGGAAAACAATtgaatccttttttaaaaaagaaatccaaaatcTTGTGGATTGTGTGTAggacaaaaagcaaaagaaaactctCTGTCATATCCATTGTACCATGCAAGCCACTGTTTTATTTGGGCCCTTTACCTCAGAATTCATGATATTTCCTAGGAAGCATTTTGTACATTGATGTTATTAACAACACAAAGTACACCACACTACTTGTTGAATAGATTTTCAGTGTTGTCAAGTAATACAACAAAACCCtcttaagatattttatttttttcttttatttttttcctgttgcattttttaaattttattcttttcttggctattttatatatttacatttcaaatgttatcccattttcccAACTTTCCCATACATCACccctaccctgcttctatgaagaagatcccactcccacccactccaagttgctgttttttttttcttattggattatttttatttacatgtcaaattttcaaatgttatctcctttcctacTTTCCAGTCCATAATCTGCCTATCCTACCCCTCCCACTTTTTCCCATTCCCAACtaaccaccccttcctgcctccccaccctgatattccactaCACAGGGggtccagcctaggcaggaccaaggacttctccacCCATTTATCTcaacaaggtcatcctgtgctacttatgcagcaggagccatgggtctgtcaatgtgtaatctttgggtagtggtttagtccctgggagatctggttggttggtattgtttttcttatggggttgcttgcctcttcagttccttcaatcatTCTAACTCCTTCAATGTGGACCTTAACCTCAGTTCaacggtttgctgctagcattcgcctctgtatttgtcatgctttggcagagcctctcatgagacagctgtattaagttcctgtcagcattcacttcttggcatcaattaTTGGttttgtgtatgaatatatatatatgctgtttacccaggtagggcaggccatgcctttagtctctgctccatactttgctGCCATATTCCCTCCTATAAATAATTTGTTCCCATTTTTAGGAAGGACTAAAGTATTCTCACCTTGGTCATATTTCTTGgacttcatgtagtctgtggattgaatcttggtTAATCTGAGTttctgggctaatatctacttgtcagtgagtgcataccatgtgtgttttttgtgattgggttacctaactcaggatgatattttccagtgacatccattggcatatgaatttcatgaagtcattgtttttgatagcttagtagtactccattgtgtaggtgtaccacattgtatccattcctctgttggacatcagggttctttccatgttctggctattataaataaggcagctatgaacatagtggagcatgtgtccttggtatatgttggaacatctttcgGTTATATgaccaggagtagtatagctgggtccaattttctgaggaatctccagactgatttccagagtggttttatcagcttgcaattccaccaacaacggagtagtgttcctctttctccacatccttgccagcatctgctgtcacttgagtttttgatcttagccattctgaatggtgtgaggtggaatctcatgatTGTTTTGCTTTAcattttccctgatgactaaggatgatgaacatttctttaggaactttTCAGCCTTTcgaaattctttgtttagctctgtcacccatttttttaatagggttatttggctctctggattatatcatcttgagttctttttatattttggatattaactctctatcagatgaaggatcggtaaagatctcttcccaatctgttggttgctgttttgtactaatggtaatttcctttgccttacagaacctttgcagtcttatgaggtcccacttgtcaatttttgaacttagagcataagctatttgtgttctattcaggaaattttccccagtgcccatgtgttccaggctcttccccactttttcttctattagtttgcgtgtatcttgcttgatgtggaggtccttgatccactcagacttaagctttgtgcagggtgataaaaatggatcaatttgaattcttctacctactgacctccagttgaaccagcaccttttgttgaaaatactatttttcttcccatggatggttttagcttctttgtcaaagatcaagtgaccataagtgggTGGGCTCATTTCTGCGTtctcaattctattctattgatctacctgctgtctctgtactaatacatagagtttttatgactattgctctgtaaactgccttaggtcagggatggtgatttcttcagaggttcttatattgttgaaaatagttttggTGAAAAACAgcctgtgtttttgttattccagtctaatttgcaaatttttctttctaattctatgaagtattgagttggaattttgatggtagttgtattgaatctgtagattgattttggcaaaatggccatttttactatattaatgctgccaatccatgagcaggagagagagatttTTCCATCCTTTGAgatctcttttaatttctttcttcagagacttgaagtacttgtgatacagatctttcatttacttggttagagtcacaccattgtattttttgttatttttgactcttgtgaagggtgtcatttccctaatttctttcttagcttgtttatccattgagtagaggaaggctagtgatttgtttgagttaattttatatgcagtcactttgttgaagttgtttatcaggcttagtagatctctggtggaacttttgaagtcctttaagtatactatcttatcatctacaaAAGTGacattttgtcttcttcctttccaaattataTACAATTGACATCCTTTTGCTTTCAGATTGCAGAGGCTAGAAATTTGAGAtctatattgattaagtagggagaaAATGAGCAACTttatttagtccctgattttagtggagttgcttcaattttctccccatttagtttgatgttggctaatgatttgctgtatattgcttttactatgtttatgtatgtgacttgaattcctgatctttccaagtcttttaacattattgggtgttgaattgtgtcaaatgctttctaagcatctaatgagaacatcatgtgttttatttttccttttttcttgtttatatagtaggttactttgatgaatttctgtatatagaACCATctatgcatccctgggataaatcATATTGACTCATGGTAGATGATCTCTTTGATgctttcttggatttggtttgcattaaatatactgagtatttttgtttcaacattcataagggaaattggcctgaagttctattttttgttgggtctttgtttggtttagctataagcataattatggcttcatagaagaaattgtgtagtcatccttctgtttctattttgtggaatagtttggacattatTAGTCTTAGGTCTTTTATAAGGTCTGACAAAATTCTCCACTAAAGAAATCTGGTCCTATGatagatatatatctatatctatatctatatctatctatctatctatctatctatctatctatctatctatctatctatctatctatatctatatctatatataggttgtgagacttttaataattgtt
This Rattus norvegicus strain BN/NHsdMcwi chromosome 3, GRCr8, whole genome shotgun sequence DNA region includes the following protein-coding sequences:
- the Or5d14l1 gene encoding rCG27063-like, which encodes MVPMERNVSMEIIFVLLSFTDYPELQIPLFLVFLFMYIITVVGNLGMIVLININPKFHTPMYFFLSHLSFVDFCYSTIITPKLLENLILADKTILYFSCMLQYFLSCVAVVAESYLLAVMAYDRFVAICNPLLYTVAMSQRLCILLVTGSYIWSTLATLILLCYALQLKFSRFNVINHFFCEYTALIAVSSSDIHIPSLLLFCFATFNEVSTLLIILTSYVFIFVTVLKIKSASGRRKAFSTCASHLTAITIFHGTILSLYCVPNSKNSRQVVKVASVFYTVVNPMLNPLIYSLRNKDVKDAFQKLLGTMVLLH